A single genomic interval of Bradyrhizobium sp. sBnM-33 harbors:
- a CDS encoding class I SAM-dependent methyltransferase has protein sequence MHHDAAASVLLAHFSDPAAVTRYAEGPPRFVPGFADLHRMSRILLAEQAAQDALVLVLGAGGGLELKALAEAEHRWRFVGIDPAAEMLKLAEQTLGQFNARVQLQQGYIDDAPDGPFDAATCLLTLHFLDVDERRRTAREIHRRLRPGAPFVAAHSSFPQADGERARWLSRYAAYAIASGADPNRANNARAAVEAHLSLLSPEHDAQILREAGFRDVELFYAAFTWRGWVGYA, from the coding sequence ATGCATCATGATGCGGCAGCCTCAGTATTGCTGGCCCACTTCTCCGATCCCGCGGCGGTGACGCGCTACGCGGAAGGGCCACCACGCTTCGTTCCCGGCTTTGCGGACCTTCACCGCATGAGCCGCATCTTGTTGGCGGAGCAGGCTGCGCAAGACGCGCTTGTGTTGGTGCTCGGCGCCGGTGGCGGCCTAGAACTGAAGGCATTGGCAGAGGCGGAGCATCGCTGGCGTTTCGTTGGCATCGATCCCGCCGCCGAGATGCTGAAGCTGGCCGAGCAGACGCTGGGGCAGTTCAATGCGCGGGTGCAGTTACAGCAGGGCTATATCGATGATGCGCCCGATGGGCCGTTCGATGCCGCCACATGCCTGCTCACGCTGCATTTCCTCGACGTCGACGAACGGCGGCGGACCGCACGGGAAATCCACCGCCGCCTTCGACCCGGCGCGCCCTTTGTGGCCGCCCATTCCAGTTTTCCGCAAGCTGACGGCGAGCGCGCGCGATGGCTATCCCGCTATGCCGCCTATGCGATAGCTTCCGGCGCCGATCCAAACCGGGCCAACAATGCGCGTGCTGCCGTCGAGGCCCACCTGAGCCTGCTCAGCCCGGAACACGACGCGCAAATTCTGCGTGAGGCCGGCTTCAGGGATGTCGAGTTGTTCTACGCCGCGTTTACCTGGCGCGGCTGGGTTGGCTATGCCTGA
- a CDS encoding DUF3237 domain-containing protein, producing the protein MAGLEFEMTYRLRVRGPMPATQGSPVGEHIYWEMSEGTLEGPRIKARIAMPGGDWYRPGADGFGRPDVRVQFITDDDAVILLHYTGLVQMNDAFTKAAEAANTTRFEDHYMRMAMRFDAGASKYAWLNQHLFVAEGRLTGKNQIEYRIYRVT; encoded by the coding sequence ATGGCTGGTCTTGAATTCGAGATGACCTATCGTCTGCGCGTGCGCGGTCCGATGCCGGCGACGCAAGGCTCGCCCGTCGGCGAGCACATCTACTGGGAGATGAGCGAGGGCACACTGGAAGGTCCGCGCATCAAGGCGCGTATCGCGATGCCGGGCGGTGACTGGTACCGGCCGGGCGCGGATGGCTTTGGCCGGCCCGATGTTCGCGTCCAATTCATCACAGATGACGACGCGGTTATTCTGCTGCACTACACCGGCCTCGTGCAGATGAATGACGCATTCACCAAGGCCGCCGAGGCGGCCAACACCACGCGCTTTGAAGATCACTACATGCGGATGGCGATGCGCTTCGATGCCGGCGCATCGAAATACGCGTGGCTCAACCAGCATCTGTTTGTGGCCGAGGGCCGTCTCACCGGAAAAAACCAGATCGAGTACCGCATTTACCGCGTCACCTGA
- a CDS encoding helix-turn-helix transcriptional regulator, producing the protein MSAYQLPFGILLRRWRERRRMTQADLAHAAESSTRHLSCLETGRSQPSREMILRLAEHLDLPLRDQNKLLLAAGFAPAFEERALTELEAAKSAIDRVLMAHRPYPAFAVDRHWNVILSNAALPQLYEGCSAELLRTPVNAMRLLLHPSGMGPRILNFVEWRAHSLSVLRQQIDTRADPVIQRLHAEIAAYPVPPNSEPSGGLEASQRLATPLRIATRLGTVAFLNTVTVFGTPNDVTLAELALEMLFPADARTIEVTKSMVQEQPPPNITPSGNGSLIRDLVA; encoded by the coding sequence ATGAGTGCCTATCAGCTCCCTTTCGGCATCCTTCTCCGGCGTTGGCGCGAGCGGCGCCGTATGACGCAGGCCGATCTCGCGCACGCAGCGGAGAGCTCGACCAGGCATCTGTCCTGTCTTGAGACCGGCAGGTCGCAGCCCAGTCGTGAAATGATCCTGCGACTTGCCGAACATTTGGATCTGCCGCTTCGCGATCAGAACAAGCTGCTTCTCGCCGCGGGCTTTGCCCCCGCCTTCGAGGAGCGCGCGCTCACGGAATTGGAGGCGGCAAAGAGCGCCATTGATCGTGTGCTGATGGCTCATCGGCCGTACCCGGCCTTCGCGGTCGATCGGCACTGGAACGTGATACTGTCGAATGCGGCGCTTCCACAGCTTTACGAAGGCTGTTCGGCGGAGCTCTTGCGCACCCCGGTCAACGCCATGCGTCTCCTCCTGCATCCGTCCGGAATGGGTCCGCGCATCCTGAATTTCGTGGAATGGCGCGCGCACTCTCTGAGCGTCCTTCGCCAACAGATCGACACGCGGGCCGATCCGGTTATTCAGAGATTGCATGCAGAAATAGCGGCCTACCCTGTTCCGCCCAATTCCGAGCCCTCCGGAGGCTTGGAGGCTTCGCAGCGTCTGGCAACACCACTTCGTATCGCTACACGCCTGGGCACGGTGGCATTCCTGAATACCGTGACCGTTTTCGGCACACCCAATGATGTGACACTGGCTGAGCTCGCGTTGGAAATGCTCTTCCCAGCCGATGCCAGGACTATTGAGGTCACAAAAAGCATGGTGCAGGAGCAGCCCCCGCCAAACATCACGCCCAGCGGTAACGGCTCGCTTATTCGCGACTTGGTAGCCTGA
- a CDS encoding VOC family protein: MSKNTICLWYNHDAEEAANFYAKTFPDSRVDSILKAPSNFPGGKAGQVLTVQFTVCGIPCIGLNGGDFFKHSEAFSFQIATDNQEETDRYWNAIIGNGGTESACGWCKDKWGVSWQITPRVLTDAMAKGGDVAKRAFEAMMPMGKIDVAKIEAAVRGDP, encoded by the coding sequence ATGAGCAAGAACACGATCTGCCTGTGGTACAACCACGACGCGGAAGAGGCGGCCAATTTCTACGCGAAGACATTTCCCGACAGCCGCGTCGACTCGATTCTCAAGGCACCATCGAACTTTCCCGGCGGCAAGGCCGGCCAGGTGCTGACGGTGCAGTTCACCGTGTGCGGCATCCCCTGCATCGGTCTCAACGGCGGCGACTTCTTCAAGCATAGCGAAGCCTTTTCGTTCCAGATCGCCACCGACAACCAGGAAGAGACCGACCGCTACTGGAACGCGATCATCGGCAATGGCGGCACGGAAAGCGCCTGCGGCTGGTGCAAGGACAAATGGGGCGTGTCATGGCAGATCACGCCGCGCGTGCTGACCGACGCGATGGCCAAGGGCGGCGACGTCGCCAAGCGCGCGTTCGAAGCGATGATGCCGATGGGGAAGATCGACGTGGCGAAGATCGAGGCGGCGGTGCGCGGCGACCCGTAG